Proteins encoded within one genomic window of Parachlamydia sp. AcF125:
- the truB gene encoding tRNA pseudouridine(55) synthase TruB, with protein MNLPQNKPEVEGILLLDKPRGCTAFNLVARLRKVLGVKKIGHAGTLDPFATGVMVMLIGRNFTRLSDQFLSQDKEYEAEVYLGVSTDTYDCEGQILSQSERIPSLAEIQTALASFQGEILQIPPMFSAKKQNGKKLYELARQGKTIERPPVKVSVQISLLNYAYPYLSLSVSCSKGTYIRSLAHDLGMLLGIGAHLTQLRRVRSGRFHLKDCLDGVPLKASTYTFEELKRHIQPLLI; from the coding sequence ATGAATCTTCCTCAAAATAAGCCAGAAGTTGAAGGGATCCTTCTCCTTGATAAACCAAGAGGATGTACAGCCTTTAATTTAGTTGCTAGGCTTCGCAAAGTGCTGGGAGTAAAGAAAATTGGGCATGCGGGAACCCTCGATCCTTTTGCAACAGGGGTGATGGTCATGTTGATAGGGAGAAATTTTACCCGCCTATCCGATCAATTTTTAAGCCAAGATAAAGAATATGAAGCCGAGGTGTACCTGGGCGTTTCTACAGATACCTATGATTGCGAGGGGCAAATTTTATCGCAGAGTGAAAGAATTCCGTCACTTGCAGAAATCCAGACCGCTTTAGCTTCTTTTCAAGGAGAAATCCTGCAAATCCCTCCCATGTTTTCAGCCAAAAAGCAAAACGGAAAAAAACTTTACGAATTGGCAAGGCAAGGAAAAACGATTGAAAGGCCGCCCGTTAAAGTTTCTGTTCAAATAAGCTTGTTAAATTATGCCTATCCTTATTTATCTTTGTCTGTTTCCTGCAGTAAGGGGACTTACATTCGAAGCTTAGCCCATGATCTAGGGATGTTATTAGGAATAGGGGCGCATCTTACCCAACTTAGAAGGGTGCGAAGTGGGCGTTTTCATTTAAAAGATTGCTTAGATGGGGTCCCCTTAAAAGCCTCTACTTATACTTTTGAAGAACTTAAACGGCATATTCAACCCCTGCTCATATGA
- the rbfA gene encoding 30S ribosome-binding factor RbfA, whose protein sequence is MSKQRTDRLNSLLREVVTEVIKKDVRNPYVSEMTTVTRVDITKDLRHAKVYVSIMGTGTEKEDTLQALRSAAGFIAVNASQKVVMRFFPELTFVLDDSVDRQMRIETLLREIEIEKSSRPEEPDDHESSSK, encoded by the coding sequence ATGTCAAAGCAGAGAACTGACCGCTTAAACTCTTTATTGCGCGAAGTGGTTACAGAGGTAATCAAAAAAGACGTGCGCAATCCCTATGTGAGTGAAATGACCACCGTCACTCGCGTGGATATCACAAAAGATTTACGCCATGCAAAAGTCTATGTGAGTATAATGGGCACTGGAACAGAAAAAGAAGATACCCTTCAAGCTTTGCGATCTGCAGCAGGCTTTATCGCTGTAAACGCCTCGCAAAAAGTTGTCATGCGTTTCTTTCCTGAGCTAACGTTTGTTTTGGATGACAGTGTCGACCGTCAAATGCGCATCGAAACTCTTCTTCGCGAAATCGAAATTGAAAAAAGCTCAAGACCCGAAGAGCCCGATGATCATGAATCTTCCTCAAAATAA